From Canis lupus baileyi chromosome 16, mCanLup2.hap1, whole genome shotgun sequence:
AATGGTCAGGGATGGGGACACTGGCCATCCCCATCCAATGAACTGTAAACCAGACTGCTTCCTCACACCCACTCCTGCCCAGCCATGCAGGGTAAAAGCCACTGACACCAAAAGGAGGCAACGTCATGTGCTGGGCTTGTGGGATGCCATGAGAAAGGGGTCCGCCCAGGGCCAGGCCACCAGTGTTAGCAGACTTGAGCTCCCCTGACAGCTTTTGAACCTGACAACTCTCCTCCCATGGGAGTCACCAGGCTCTAGAGCCACACAGACCGGGGATCAAGCCCAAGCTCTGCACCAAGCAGCAGCAGGACCTTAGGATGAGCTACTGCAAACTTCTGAGGCTCCAATTGCTCTCctggaaaatggggatgataCAGTCCCTGCACATGGGAGCTGGGAGGGACTCAGTAAGAGGACATGTGCAGGGGCATCTCTGGCACCCAGTAGGTGGGAGGGCCCAAAACGTCCTGGCTGTGATTACTCTGACTACTGTATCGCATTCACACTCATTTGGGGGCATTTTGAGATCTAAACGGAggtgttttacattttacatttgctGTGATAAGAAGGCCTCTTGTCCTCCTTAAATTGGCAGCCTCTTTTTCAGAGTTGGGGATGAACAAATTAAGTGAGGCCTCTTGTAATTGGTGGGGACTAAGTTTTACTAAATACGATAttacaccccccccacacacacacacacacactcctgaaAAGGCAGATCTTCCCCTGGGGCCCCCTAAGGCCCTAAGGCCCCCATCTTCCCATCCACCCAAGGCTCAGGGCACTCACAACTCCGTGTCCTCCAGGGCTGGTGGGCGCTCCAgcgcctgcctcctcctcctcacggCCCCCAGAATCTTCTTGCGGGGCCCCAGGGGGACGCTGATGCTGCGGAGGTCAAGGTCGGAGCACAGCATCAGGGCCTCCAGGTCGATCTTCTCCTGCCGTAAGAGGGAGGTGAAGTCCTCCATGTGCAGGGAGGCCAGGAAGGTCTCCAGGGGGCTGGTCTCGGGCTCCAGGTCCTCATCCAGGCCCAAGTCCAGCTCGTCCCAGGGCAGCTCCTCCCCGCAGCTGCGGTCCTGCAGGCTGTTGGCACTGCCCAGGCTGTCGTCGTCCAGGCTGGGGGAGCTCTGCAGCCGGCCTCGCGGGGCGCCCTCGGCGTCCTCGCGGCCCAGCCCGTGCAGCCCGCTGCTCAGGTAGTTCCTGCGGAACACCATGGTGCCCAGGCCCGGGCGGGTAAACAGGGAGTCGTGGCCTGAGTCGGTGCTGACCTCCGAGTGGGCAGGCTCGGCCGCCAGCGTGGCACGGGAGACGCTGTCCTCATCCGAGAGGAACATGTCCCGGAGCGGGGAGCGGCCCCACTCCTTGGGGTTGGCGTAGGTGCCCTGGCGCACGAACATCACGTCGCTGCCCAGCTGCAGGCCCGAGAGCGAGCGCACGCTCTTGCGGCCGTCCTCGGAGATCTTGAAGGTGCCCTCGCCGCCCTGCTTGCGCCGCTCCAGCTTCCGCTGGATCTTGCCCTTGCCCCTGGCCGTGCCGTGCAGCGTGGCCTGCGAGTAGGGCAGCTGGCTGCCCAGCGCCAGGTGCTGCAGCCGGCGGCTCAGGGTGCTGGACGTGAGGCTGGAGAAGCTGAGCGCGTCGGAGCGCTCGGCCCGCTCGCGGCGGTAGCGCCGCTCCATGCGCTCGTGGTGCTTGCGCTGCATCTTGGCGCACTCGCGGATGCGCCGCTCGGCCTCGCGGAAGGCCTTGTCCTTCAGCTTGCCCACCAGCTTGGGGTTGAGGCTGCTCTGCTTGGCGGCGATGGAGTCCAGGTAGCGCACGCACTCCATGTGGCCCTTCATCGCGGCCATGTCCAGCGGCGTGTGGTAGTCGTTGTCCAGGCACCAGATGTTGGCCCCGAAGGACACCAGGAAGGACAGGCAGTGCAGGTGGCCGTTGGAAGCTGCCAGGTGCAGGGGCG
This genomic window contains:
- the USH1G gene encoding pre-mRNA splicing regulator USH1G isoform X2, with translation MNDQYHRAARDGYLELLKEATRKELNAPDEDGMTPTLWAAYHGNLESLRLIVSRGGDPDKCDIWGNTPLHLAASNGHLHCLSFLVSFGANIWCLDNDYHTPLDMAAMKGHMECVRYLDSIAAKQSSLNPKLVGKLKDKAFREAERRIRECAKMQRKHHERMERRYRRERAERSDALSFSSLTSSTLSRRLQHLALGSQLPYSQATLHGTARGKGKIQRKLERRKQGGEGTFKISEDGRKSVRSLSGLQLGSDVMFVRQGTYANPKEWGRSPLRDMFLSDEDSVSRATLAAEPAHSEVSTDSGHDSLFTRPGLGTMVFRRNYLSSGLHGLGREDAEGAPRGRLQSSPSLDDDSLGSANSLQDRSCGEELPWDELDLGLDEDLEPETSPLETFLASLHMEDFTSLLRQEKIDLEALMLCSDLDLRSISVPLGPRKKILGAVRRRRQALERPPALEDTEL
- the USH1G gene encoding pre-mRNA splicing regulator USH1G isoform X1, with protein sequence MNDQYHRAARDGYLELLKEATRKELNAPDEDGMTPTLWAAYHGNLESLRLIVSRGGDPDKCDIWGNTPLHLAASNGHLHCLSFLVSFGANIWCLDNDYHTPLDMAAMKGHMECVRYLDSIAAKQSSLNPKLVGKLKDKAFREAERRIRECAKMQRKHHERMERRYRRERAERSDALSFSSLTSSTLSRRLQHLALGSQLPYSQATLHGTARGKGKIQRKLERRKQGGEGTFKISEDGRKSVRSLSGLQLGSDVMFVRQGTYANPKEWGRSPLRDMFLSDEDSVSRATLAAEPAHSEVSTDSGHDSLFTRPGLGTMVFRRNYLSSGLHGLGREDAEGAPRGRLQSSPSLDDDSLGSANSLQDRSCGEELPWDELDLGLDEDLEPETSPLETFLASLHMEDFTSLLRQEKIDLEALMLCSDLDLRSISVPLGPRKKILGAVRRRRQALERPPALEDTEL